A single window of Streptomyces cathayae DNA harbors:
- a CDS encoding putative bifunctional diguanylate cyclase/phosphodiesterase, translating into MSAEPDGPEDRLRRFATIWSRAVFPVASTSSTRPEFEEQLLPLARRLSEALLARAFDPDAGQAVGSALIRVHCTDPEALSRSLDCVDAYLVLYCGGDGDREDLRARSARLQHAMAAGFARALRERTLAEQEAVAQAALKAQGAVAQALHATEARFRAVFEGAAIGIGIADLDGNVLQVNGALRRMFGLSGQGLRSRRVREWTHPDDAPQTWNLYDELVRGDREHYHLEKAFYRPDGTVLWTNLTVSLLRDADGQPQYQLALMEDTTERRLLNLRLRYEATHDALTGLPNRTFFFERLEKALSAGPGQRFGLCYLDLDGFKTVNDSLGHAAGDRLLVEVADRLQSCATAPGEMVARLGGDEFVALTTGPDTEHTVDELAARIMNALLAPIGVDGRDLTVRGSIGIVEGPTGERSPAEVLRSADITMYRAKSAGGNRFELADPESDARAITRHGLTTALPAALERGEFFIEYQPLVHLGDGSVRGAEALVRWLHPQHGVLSPDRFIPLAEHTGLIVPLGRWVLEQSVRQARAWQERHGGAEALGPLRINVNLSPCQLTHPGLVQDTVDILERTGVEPDALCLEVTESALIGADDDLLKPLRRLAEMGVDIALDDFGTGYSNLANLRRLPVSILKLDRSFTQSMQQYPADPVDLKIVEGIVSLAHSLDLAVTVEGVETGAQAEQLRILGCDTAQGWYYARPGPPERLHDLALADATG; encoded by the coding sequence GTGAGCGCGGAGCCGGACGGGCCGGAGGACAGACTGCGCCGGTTCGCGACGATCTGGAGCCGGGCGGTCTTCCCCGTGGCCTCGACGTCGTCGACCCGGCCCGAGTTCGAGGAACAACTGCTCCCGCTGGCCCGGCGGTTGAGTGAAGCGCTACTGGCCAGGGCCTTCGACCCGGATGCCGGCCAGGCGGTCGGCTCCGCCCTGATCCGGGTGCACTGCACCGACCCGGAGGCGCTCAGCCGGTCCCTGGACTGCGTGGACGCCTACCTCGTCCTGTACTGCGGCGGGGACGGCGACCGCGAGGACCTGCGGGCGCGCAGCGCCAGACTGCAGCACGCCATGGCCGCCGGTTTCGCGCGGGCGCTGCGGGAGCGGACGCTGGCCGAGCAGGAGGCCGTCGCCCAGGCCGCGCTGAAGGCGCAGGGCGCGGTGGCGCAGGCCCTGCACGCCACCGAGGCCAGATTCCGCGCGGTCTTCGAGGGCGCGGCGATAGGAATCGGCATCGCCGACCTCGACGGCAACGTCCTGCAGGTCAACGGCGCCCTGCGGCGCATGTTCGGCCTGTCCGGGCAGGGCCTGCGCAGCCGCAGGGTCAGGGAGTGGACGCACCCCGACGACGCCCCGCAGACCTGGAACCTCTACGACGAGCTGGTCCGCGGCGACCGTGAGCACTACCACCTCGAGAAGGCGTTCTACCGGCCCGACGGAACGGTCCTGTGGACCAACCTGACGGTGTCCCTGCTGCGTGACGCCGACGGTCAACCGCAGTACCAGCTCGCCCTGATGGAGGACACCACCGAGCGGCGGCTGCTCAACCTCCGGCTGCGCTACGAGGCCACCCACGACGCGCTCACCGGTCTGCCCAACCGCACGTTCTTCTTCGAGCGGCTGGAGAAGGCGCTCAGCGCCGGCCCCGGACAGCGCTTCGGCCTGTGCTACCTCGACCTGGACGGCTTCAAGACCGTCAACGACAGTCTCGGGCACGCGGCCGGCGACCGGCTGCTCGTCGAGGTCGCCGACCGGCTCCAGTCCTGCGCCACCGCGCCCGGCGAGATGGTCGCCCGGCTCGGTGGCGACGAGTTCGTGGCGCTGACCACGGGCCCCGACACCGAGCACACGGTCGACGAGCTCGCCGCCCGCATCATGAACGCGCTGCTCGCCCCCATCGGCGTCGACGGCCGTGACCTGACCGTGCGCGGCAGCATCGGCATCGTCGAGGGGCCGACCGGGGAACGCAGCCCGGCGGAGGTGCTGCGCAGCGCCGACATCACCATGTACCGGGCCAAGTCGGCGGGCGGCAACCGCTTCGAACTGGCCGACCCGGAGTCCGACGCCCGTGCCATCACCCGGCACGGACTCACCACGGCACTGCCCGCCGCCCTGGAACGGGGCGAGTTCTTCATCGAGTACCAGCCACTGGTGCACCTCGGCGACGGCAGCGTCCGGGGCGCCGAGGCACTGGTGCGCTGGCTGCACCCGCAGCACGGCGTGCTGTCCCCGGACCGGTTCATCCCGCTCGCCGAGCACACCGGGCTGATCGTCCCGCTGGGCCGCTGGGTGCTCGAGCAGTCGGTGCGCCAGGCCCGCGCCTGGCAGGAGCGGCACGGTGGCGCGGAGGCGCTCGGCCCGCTGCGCATCAACGTGAACCTCTCGCCCTGCCAGCTCACCCACCCCGGCCTGGTCCAGGACACCGTCGACATCCTGGAGCGCACCGGTGTCGAGCCGGACGCGCTGTGCCTGGAGGTGACCGAGTCGGCGTTGATCGGCGCGGACGACGACCTGCTGAAGCCGCTGCGGCGGCTGGCGGAGATGGGCGTGGACATCGCCCTGGACGACTTCGGCACCGGCTACTCCAACCTCGCCAACCTGCGCCGCCTTCCGGTGAGCATCCTCAAGCTGGACCGTTCCTTCACCCAGAGCATGCAGCAGTATCCGGCCGACCCGGTCGACCTCAAGATCGTCGAGGGGATCGTCTCCCTGGCCCACAGCCTCGACCTCGCCGTCACGGTGGAGGGGGTGGAGACGGGGGCGCAGGCCGAGCAGCTCCGCATACTCGGCTGCGACACGGCGCAGGGCTGGTACTACGCCCGCCCCGGCCCACCGGAACGCCTGCACGACCTGGCCCTGGCCGACGCGACGGGCTGA
- a CDS encoding succinate dehydrogenase/fumarate reductase iron-sulfur subunit: MKLTLRVWRQKNADADGAMSTYEVDGISPDMSFLEMLDTLNEELTLKGEDPVAFDHDCREGICGACSLVINGDAHGPERTTSCQLHMRSFKDGDTIDIEPWRASAFPVVKDLVVDRSAFDRIIQAGGYVSVPTGSAPEAHATPVPKPDADFAFEHAECIGCGACVAACPNGAAMLFTSAKINHLNVLPQGAPERETRVLDMVAQMDQEGFGGCTLAGECATACPKGIPLTSITGMNKEWLRATRKGTGR; this comes from the coding sequence ATGAAGCTCACCCTGCGCGTCTGGCGGCAGAAGAACGCCGATGCCGACGGCGCCATGTCCACGTACGAGGTGGACGGCATCTCGCCCGACATGTCCTTCCTGGAGATGCTCGACACCCTCAACGAGGAACTCACCCTCAAGGGCGAGGACCCCGTCGCCTTCGACCACGACTGCCGCGAGGGCATCTGCGGCGCCTGCTCGCTGGTCATCAACGGCGACGCCCACGGCCCCGAGCGCACCACCAGCTGCCAGCTGCACATGCGGTCCTTCAAGGACGGCGACACCATCGACATCGAGCCGTGGCGGGCGTCGGCCTTCCCGGTGGTGAAGGACCTCGTGGTGGACCGGTCGGCGTTCGACCGGATCATCCAGGCCGGCGGCTACGTCAGCGTCCCCACCGGCTCCGCGCCCGAGGCGCACGCCACGCCGGTGCCGAAGCCGGACGCGGACTTCGCCTTCGAGCACGCCGAGTGCATCGGCTGCGGCGCCTGTGTCGCGGCCTGCCCGAACGGCGCGGCGATGCTCTTCACCTCGGCGAAGATCAACCACCTCAACGTGCTGCCGCAGGGCGCGCCCGAGCGGGAGACCCGGGTGCTCGACATGGTGGCGCAGATGGACCAGGAGGGGTTCGGCGGCTGCACCCTCGCCGGCGAGTGCGCCACCGCCTGCCCGAAGGGCATCCCGCTGACCTCCATCACCGGGATGAACAAGGAGTGGCTGCGGGCCACCCGCAAGGGGACCGGCCGGTAG
- a CDS encoding LysR family transcriptional regulator, with amino-acid sequence MQFQQLQYFVAVAETRHFTRAAETVHVAQPSLSQQIKALERELGADLFLRARGNITLTDAGEALLPLARRILADADTARHEVQELVQLRSGRVRLGATPSLCTGLLPDVLRAFHDRYPGVRLLVEESGSHDLVRELARGALDLALVVLPLPTPSPALTTVELLREDLVMVSSPDVPQPGRGRRTVRVADLEGERLVMFRHGYDLRELTVAACRAEGFEPDFAVEGGEMDAVLGFVRAGLGVAVVPRMVAARSGQGLRVTPLARPGLHRTIALAHRSDVAPPRAARELQRMLLER; translated from the coding sequence ATGCAGTTCCAGCAGCTCCAGTACTTCGTGGCGGTCGCCGAGACCCGGCACTTCACCCGGGCCGCCGAAACGGTCCATGTCGCGCAGCCCTCCCTCTCGCAGCAGATCAAGGCGCTGGAGCGGGAGCTGGGGGCGGACCTGTTCCTGCGGGCGCGCGGCAACATCACGCTCACCGACGCGGGCGAGGCGCTGCTGCCGCTGGCGCGGCGCATCCTGGCCGACGCCGACACGGCCCGGCACGAGGTGCAGGAGCTGGTGCAACTGCGCAGCGGCCGGGTGCGCCTGGGGGCGACACCGAGCCTGTGCACCGGTCTGCTGCCGGACGTGCTGCGTGCCTTCCACGACCGCTACCCGGGCGTCCGGCTGCTGGTCGAGGAGAGCGGCTCCCACGACCTGGTACGGGAGCTGGCCCGCGGTGCGCTCGACCTGGCCCTGGTCGTCCTGCCCCTGCCGACCCCCTCCCCCGCCCTCACCACGGTGGAGCTGCTGCGCGAGGACCTGGTGATGGTGTCCTCGCCGGACGTCCCTCAACCCGGCCGGGGCCGGCGCACCGTGCGCGTCGCCGATCTGGAGGGCGAGCGGCTGGTGATGTTCCGGCACGGCTACGACCTGCGGGAGCTGACCGTGGCCGCGTGCCGCGCGGAGGGCTTCGAACCGGACTTCGCGGTGGAGGGCGGGGAGATGGACGCCGTGCTGGGCTTCGTGCGGGCGGGGCTGGGCGTCGCCGTGGTGCCCCGCATGGTCGCCGCGCGGTCCGGGCAGGGCCTGCGGGTCACCCCCCTGGCCCGCCCCGGCCTCCACCGCACCATCGCCCTGGCCCACCGCAGCGACGTGGCCCCGCCCCGCGCGGCCCGGGAACTGCAGCGGATGCTCCTGGAGCGGTGA
- a CDS encoding PRC and DUF2382 domain-containing protein — translation MITRDEVKILLDHPVYDGEGNRIGEAKHVFFDDMSGRPEWVSVRTGMFGSNESFIPIRDAELVEDHLEVPYLKDKVKGAPDVDVDSQGHLSESEEHRLYEYYGIDWSGVLRDDTGRSGEGRGDRHPGMGKAGTAGAAGAAGAAGAAGMAGTTGKAGTPGKTTPDRTMPGRTGTPGAAGTARTANTTAAGAAGTSAATGKAGRTTARGGPGADSMTRMEEEMHVRVERRETGRARLRKYVVTEEVEKIVPVRHEEVHVVREPITEADRAAALSGAEIGEAEYEVTLHEERPVVETRAVPVERVRLTMEERTENETVRGRVRKERIESEGVPDDTLRSDDATRRGRDVPRRGRG, via the coding sequence ATGATCACCCGCGATGAGGTCAAGATCCTCCTGGATCACCCCGTCTACGACGGCGAGGGCAACAGGATCGGTGAGGCCAAGCACGTCTTCTTCGACGACATGAGCGGCCGCCCCGAGTGGGTGAGCGTCAGGACGGGCATGTTCGGCTCCAACGAGTCGTTCATCCCCATCCGTGACGCCGAACTGGTGGAGGACCACCTCGAAGTCCCGTACCTCAAGGACAAGGTCAAGGGCGCACCCGACGTCGACGTCGACTCCCAGGGCCACCTGTCGGAGTCGGAGGAACACCGGCTGTACGAGTACTACGGCATCGACTGGAGCGGTGTGCTGCGCGACGACACCGGGCGCTCCGGCGAGGGCCGCGGCGACCGGCACCCCGGTATGGGCAAGGCGGGGACGGCCGGCGCGGCGGGTGCCGCCGGCGCGGCGGGCGCGGCAGGGATGGCAGGCACGACCGGAAAGGCCGGGACGCCGGGCAAAACGACGCCGGACAGGACGATGCCGGGCAGGACGGGGACGCCGGGTGCCGCTGGAACAGCCCGCACGGCGAACACGACGGCGGCCGGCGCCGCGGGAACGTCGGCGGCGACCGGGAAGGCGGGCCGGACCACCGCGCGCGGCGGGCCGGGCGCCGACTCCATGACGCGCATGGAGGAGGAGATGCACGTCCGCGTCGAGCGACGCGAGACCGGACGGGCCAGGCTGCGCAAGTACGTCGTGACGGAGGAGGTCGAGAAGATCGTGCCGGTGCGCCACGAGGAGGTGCACGTGGTGCGCGAGCCGATCACGGAGGCCGACCGCGCGGCCGCGCTCTCCGGCGCCGAGATCGGCGAGGCCGAGTACGAGGTCACGCTGCACGAGGAGCGTCCCGTCGTGGAGACCAGGGCGGTACCCGTGGAACGGGTACGGCTGACCATGGAGGAGCGCACCGAGAACGAGACCGTACGCGGCCGGGTCCGCAAGGAGCGCATCGAGAGCGAGGGAGTGCCGGACGACACCCTGCGGAGCGACGACGCGACCCGGCGGGGCCGTGACGTTCCGCGGCGCGGCCGCGGCTGA
- a CDS encoding fumarate reductase/succinate dehydrogenase flavoprotein subunit produces the protein MTAYAAYTEYATGEPVADTKAPSGPIHERWDTRRFEAKLVNPANRRKQTVIVVGTGLAGGAAGATLAEQGYRVIQFCYTDSPRRAHSIAAQGGINAAKNYRNDGDSVHRLFYDTVKGGDFRARESNVHRLAQISVEIIDQCVAQGVPFAREYGGLLDTRSFGGVQVSRTFYARGQTGQQLLLGAYQALSRQIAAGTVEMHARTEMLDLVVIDGRARGIVARDLITGKIDTHFADAVVLATGGYGNVFYLSTNAMNSNATAIWRAHRRGAYFANPCFTQIHPTCIPRTGDHQSKLTLMSESLRNDGRIWVPKAKGDDRPPNKIPEDERDYYLERIYPSFGNLVPRDIASRAAKNVCDEGRGVGPGGQGVYLDFADAIERLGRAAVEAKYGNLFDMYQRITDEDPYRVPMRIYPAVHYTMGGLWVDYDLQTTVPGLFAVGEANFSDHGANRLGASALMQGLADGYFVLPSTINDYLARNPHKDEVDAGHPAVQEVLAETEDRINLLLSVDGDRTPDSFHRELGELMWEFCGMARTEAGLRKALERIPQIREEFWRRIKVPGTGEEFNQSLERANRIVDYLELAELMCLDALHRSESCGGHFREESQSPEGEAARKDEEFSYAAAWEFTGTGEAPTLHKEDLVFEYVHPTQRSYA, from the coding sequence ATGACTGCCTACGCTGCTTACACCGAGTACGCGACCGGTGAGCCGGTCGCCGACACCAAGGCCCCGTCCGGGCCGATCCACGAGCGCTGGGACACCCGCCGCTTCGAGGCCAAGCTGGTCAACCCCGCCAACCGGCGCAAGCAGACCGTGATCGTCGTCGGCACCGGCCTGGCCGGCGGCGCGGCCGGGGCCACGCTCGCCGAGCAGGGCTACCGCGTCATCCAGTTCTGCTACACGGACTCCCCGCGCCGGGCCCACTCCATCGCCGCGCAGGGCGGCATCAACGCGGCGAAGAACTACCGCAACGACGGCGACTCCGTCCACCGCCTCTTCTACGACACCGTCAAGGGCGGCGACTTCCGGGCGCGCGAGTCCAACGTGCACCGCCTCGCGCAGATCTCCGTGGAGATCATCGACCAGTGCGTGGCCCAGGGCGTGCCCTTCGCCCGCGAGTACGGCGGCCTGCTCGACACCCGCTCCTTCGGCGGCGTCCAGGTCTCCCGCACCTTCTACGCCCGCGGCCAGACGGGCCAGCAGCTCCTCCTCGGCGCCTACCAGGCGCTGTCCCGGCAGATCGCCGCCGGCACCGTGGAGATGCACGCGCGCACCGAGATGCTCGACCTCGTCGTCATCGACGGCCGGGCGCGCGGGATCGTCGCCCGGGACCTGATCACCGGGAAGATCGACACCCACTTCGCCGACGCCGTCGTCCTCGCGACCGGCGGCTACGGCAACGTCTTCTACCTGTCGACGAACGCGATGAACTCCAACGCGACCGCGATCTGGCGGGCGCACCGGCGCGGCGCGTACTTCGCCAACCCCTGCTTCACCCAGATCCACCCCACCTGCATCCCGCGCACCGGCGACCACCAGTCCAAGCTGACGCTGATGAGCGAGTCGCTGCGCAACGACGGCCGCATCTGGGTGCCGAAGGCGAAGGGCGACGACCGCCCGCCGAACAAGATCCCCGAGGACGAGCGCGACTACTACCTGGAGCGCATCTACCCGTCCTTCGGCAACCTGGTGCCCCGCGACATCGCCTCCCGCGCCGCGAAGAACGTCTGCGACGAGGGCCGGGGTGTCGGCCCCGGCGGCCAGGGCGTCTACCTGGACTTCGCCGACGCCATCGAGCGCCTGGGGCGGGCGGCGGTGGAGGCCAAGTACGGCAACCTCTTCGACATGTACCAGCGGATCACCGACGAGGACCCGTACCGGGTGCCGATGCGGATCTACCCCGCGGTGCACTACACGATGGGCGGCCTGTGGGTCGACTACGACCTCCAGACCACCGTCCCCGGCCTGTTCGCCGTCGGTGAGGCCAACTTCTCCGACCACGGCGCCAACCGCCTCGGCGCCTCCGCGCTGATGCAGGGCCTGGCGGACGGCTACTTCGTCCTCCCCTCCACCATCAACGACTACCTCGCCCGCAACCCGCACAAGGACGAGGTCGACGCCGGCCATCCGGCGGTGCAGGAGGTGCTGGCCGAGACCGAGGACCGGATCAACCTCCTGCTGTCCGTGGACGGCGACCGCACCCCCGACTCCTTCCACCGCGAACTCGGCGAACTCATGTGGGAGTTCTGCGGCATGGCCCGTACCGAGGCGGGCCTGCGCAAGGCGCTGGAGCGCATCCCGCAGATCCGTGAGGAGTTCTGGCGGCGGATCAAGGTGCCCGGCACCGGCGAGGAGTTCAACCAGTCGCTGGAGCGGGCCAACCGCATCGTCGACTACCTGGAGCTCGCCGAGCTGATGTGCCTCGACGCGCTGCACCGCTCCGAGTCCTGCGGCGGCCACTTCCGTGAGGAGTCCCAGAGCCCCGAGGGCGAGGCGGCCCGCAAGGACGAGGAGTTCTCCTACGCGGCCGCCTGGGAGTTCACCGGCACCGGCGAAGCCCCCACCCTGCACAAGGAAGACCTCGTCTTCGAGTACGTCCACCCCACTCAGCGGAGCTACGCATGA
- a CDS encoding succinate dehydrogenase, whose amino-acid sequence MARTVWDSTVGKKTVMAVSGLVMLLYLVAHMIGNLKIYFGAVEFNEYAHWLRTLGEPLLHYEWALWLVRVVLVLAVVAHAVSAYQLSRRDIKARPSKYVHKKARASYATRTMRWGGIILALFIVWHILDLTTGTVHSGGFETGKPYQNVVDTFSTWYGNVIYIVAVLALGMHIRHGFWSAAQTLGVGSRTRDRALKAAANVLALLLTIGFVAVPVGVMTGVVS is encoded by the coding sequence ATGGCGCGCACCGTGTGGGACTCGACCGTCGGCAAGAAGACAGTGATGGCCGTCAGCGGTCTGGTCATGCTGCTCTACCTGGTCGCCCACATGATCGGCAACCTGAAGATCTACTTCGGGGCCGTCGAGTTCAACGAGTACGCACACTGGCTGCGCACCCTGGGCGAGCCCCTCCTGCACTACGAGTGGGCGCTGTGGCTGGTCCGGGTCGTGCTCGTCCTCGCGGTCGTCGCCCACGCCGTCTCCGCGTACCAGCTCAGCCGCCGTGACATCAAGGCGCGCCCCAGCAAGTACGTCCACAAGAAGGCGCGGGCCAGTTACGCCACGCGCACCATGCGCTGGGGCGGGATCATCCTCGCCCTCTTCATCGTCTGGCACATCCTCGACCTGACCACCGGCACCGTGCACTCCGGCGGTTTCGAGACGGGCAAGCCGTACCAGAACGTCGTGGACACCTTCTCCACCTGGTACGGAAACGTCATCTACATCGTCGCGGTGCTCGCCCTCGGAATGCACATCCGGCACGGCTTCTGGAGCGCCGCCCAGACCCTCGGCGTCGGCAGCCGCACCCGCGACCGCGCGCTCAAAGCCGCCGCCAACGTCCTCGCGCTGCTGCTCACGATCGGCTTCGTCGCCGTACCCGTGGGCGTCATGACCGGAGTGGTGAGCTGA
- a CDS encoding GNAT family N-acetyltransferase: MTGVLTADHPAKPAAPIRYTVTLARDEEDVRAAQRLRHDVFAGELGALLSTSQPGLDIDPFDAYCDHLLVREEVSGQVVGTYRLLPPERAAVAGRLYAESEFDLGALDPIRPGLVEVGRSCVHPDHRDGAVIGLIWAGIARYMVERGHTWLAGCCSIPLADGGALASAAWDRVRGKHLAPEEYRVRPLLPWRTNPGAAAAPAARTELPALLRGYLRLGAWVCGEPAHDVDFGVADLYVLLPMDRVNPRYLRHFLSLVPA; encoded by the coding sequence ATGACCGGCGTGCTGACCGCAGACCACCCCGCGAAGCCCGCGGCACCCATCCGCTACACCGTCACCCTCGCCCGCGACGAGGAGGACGTGCGCGCCGCCCAGCGACTGCGGCACGACGTCTTCGCCGGCGAGCTGGGCGCCCTGCTGTCCACCTCCCAGCCGGGCCTGGACATCGACCCCTTCGACGCCTACTGCGACCACCTGCTCGTGCGCGAGGAGGTGAGCGGCCAGGTCGTCGGCACCTACCGGCTGCTGCCGCCGGAGCGCGCCGCGGTCGCCGGGCGCCTGTACGCCGAGAGCGAGTTCGACCTCGGCGCGCTCGACCCGATCCGGCCGGGCCTCGTCGAGGTCGGCCGCTCCTGCGTGCACCCCGACCACCGCGACGGCGCGGTCATCGGCCTCATCTGGGCCGGCATCGCCCGCTACATGGTCGAGCGGGGGCACACGTGGCTGGCGGGCTGCTGCTCCATACCGCTCGCCGACGGCGGCGCGCTCGCCTCCGCCGCCTGGGACCGGGTGCGGGGCAAGCACCTCGCCCCCGAGGAGTACCGCGTACGACCCCTGCTCCCGTGGCGGACGAACCCCGGGGCGGCCGCGGCACCCGCGGCCCGCACCGAGCTGCCCGCCCTGCTGCGCGGCTACCTCCGGCTCGGCGCCTGGGTCTGCGGCGAGCCCGCGCACGACGTGGACTTCGGCGTAGCCGACCTGTACGTACTGCTGCCGATGGACCGGGTGAACCCGCGCTACCTGCGGCACTTCCTCTCCCTCGTGCCGGCCTGA
- a CDS encoding lysophospholipid acyltransferase family protein — MSVWLPTAPCTPSGCVEPARAATAVPRAVLRLTAVVLLVLAGVALLPVGRWIPAGPVGRWCRWIVRAAGVRVQVTGAAPPTGGLLLVANHISWLDIPLLSAVRPARMLAKSEIRRWPVAGPLVGRAGVLFIDRDRLRALPDTVARIAGALREGAAVAAFPEGSTWCGRRQGSFRRAVFQAALDAGAPVQPVRIHYRSPHGTPATAAAFVGDDTLFASLWRVVSARGLIAEVEIRAAIPPGTHVDRRALAAAAQPPADGPGREHPVEDVRRGHQK, encoded by the coding sequence ATGAGCGTCTGGCTGCCCACAGCGCCCTGCACCCCGAGCGGCTGTGTGGAGCCGGCGAGGGCCGCGACGGCCGTACCGAGGGCTGTGCTGCGCCTGACGGCGGTCGTCCTCCTCGTCCTCGCCGGGGTGGCGCTGCTGCCGGTCGGCCGGTGGATCCCGGCGGGGCCGGTGGGCCGCTGGTGCCGGTGGATCGTGCGGGCCGCCGGGGTCCGGGTCCAGGTCACCGGCGCCGCCCCGCCCACCGGCGGGCTGCTCCTCGTCGCCAACCACATCTCCTGGCTCGACATACCGCTGCTGAGCGCGGTCCGTCCGGCCCGGATGCTGGCCAAGTCCGAGATACGGCGATGGCCGGTGGCCGGGCCGCTGGTCGGACGCGCGGGCGTCCTGTTCATCGACCGCGACCGCCTGCGTGCCCTGCCGGACACGGTCGCCCGGATCGCCGGGGCGCTGCGCGAGGGCGCGGCGGTCGCCGCCTTCCCCGAGGGCAGCACCTGGTGCGGCCGTCGGCAGGGCTCCTTCCGCCGGGCCGTCTTCCAGGCGGCACTGGACGCCGGGGCGCCGGTCCAGCCGGTCCGCATCCACTACCGGAGCCCGCACGGGACGCCGGCCACCGCCGCGGCCTTCGTCGGCGACGACACCCTGTTCGCGTCCCTGTGGCGGGTGGTCTCGGCCCGCGGCCTGATCGCCGAGGTCGAGATACGGGCCGCGATCCCGCCCGGCACCCACGTCGACCGCCGTGCCCTGGCCGCCGCCGCGCAGCCGCCGGCCGACGGCCCCGGGCGGGAACATCCGGTCGAGGACGTGCGACGGGGGCACCAGAAGTGA
- a CDS encoding LLM class flavin-dependent oxidoreductase, giving the protein MTPLIARTRFSVLDRSRIREGHTGPEALRDTVRLAREVERLGYHRFWVSEHHGVPGVAGSAPTVLAAAVAAATGTIRVGTGGVMLPNHQPLVVAEQFGVLESLFPGRVDMGLGRSVGFTDGVRRALGRDKDDAEDFGAQIDELLGWFRGTSPTGVRARPAEGLAVPPFVLAMGEGAAIAARAGLPMVIGDLRDRDRMRRGIDDYRARFRPSAWASEPYVVISGTVAVAGTSEQARRLLIPEAWSMAHSRTRGTFPPLPPAERVGSLLMTAKERDLYESGLRGHLAGTEEQVADELERALKETGAQEVLVTTSTHDRAALLDSYRRLAAVAGLPGTDGGARPDPDGGAARR; this is encoded by the coding sequence GTGACCCCGTTGATCGCCCGTACCCGCTTCTCCGTTCTCGACCGGTCCCGCATCCGTGAGGGACACACCGGTCCCGAGGCGCTGCGGGACACCGTGCGGCTGGCGCGGGAGGTGGAGCGGCTCGGCTACCACCGGTTCTGGGTCTCCGAGCACCACGGCGTGCCCGGGGTGGCCGGTTCCGCGCCGACGGTGCTGGCCGCCGCCGTCGCCGCGGCGACCGGGACGATCCGCGTGGGCACCGGCGGGGTCATGCTGCCCAACCATCAGCCACTCGTCGTGGCGGAGCAGTTCGGGGTGCTGGAGTCGCTCTTCCCGGGGCGGGTGGACATGGGCCTGGGCCGCTCGGTCGGCTTCACCGACGGGGTGCGCAGGGCCCTGGGCCGCGACAAGGACGACGCCGAGGACTTCGGCGCCCAGATCGACGAGCTGCTCGGCTGGTTCCGCGGCACCTCCCCCACCGGGGTGCGCGCCCGCCCGGCCGAGGGGCTGGCCGTGCCCCCGTTCGTGCTCGCCATGGGCGAGGGGGCGGCGATCGCCGCTCGCGCGGGCCTGCCGATGGTCATCGGCGACCTGCGCGACCGCGACCGGATGCGCCGCGGCATCGACGACTACCGCGCGCGGTTCCGCCCGTCCGCCTGGGCGAGCGAGCCGTACGTGGTGATCTCCGGCACGGTCGCCGTGGCCGGCACGTCCGAACAGGCCCGCCGGCTGCTGATCCCGGAGGCCTGGTCGATGGCGCACTCCCGTACCCGCGGCACCTTCCCGCCGCTGCCGCCCGCCGAGCGCGTCGGGTCGCTCCTCATGACGGCCAAGGAACGCGACCTGTACGAGTCCGGGCTCAGGGGCCACCTCGCCGGTACCGAGGAGCAGGTGGCCGACGAACTGGAGAGGGCGCTGAAGGAGACGGGCGCCCAGGAGGTCCTGGTCACCACCAGCACCCACGACCGTGCGGCCCTGCTGGACTCCTACCGGCGGCTCGCCGCTGTCGCCGGTCTCCCGGGGACGGACGGCGGCGCGCGCCCCGATCCGGACGGCGGCGCGGCGCGCCGGTGA